From one Halosimplex rubrum genomic stretch:
- the lysS gene encoding lysine--tRNA ligase: MSETGDDAGTDGPSATSTADETDAPGATETADDTRPDETEGEDHYAFWADEVADAVEARDPEEPIVIKGGISPSGVPHLGNVNEIMRGYFVAEVLRERGWEVRQVFTTDDRDPLRKLPRKLADLDGKIVDLGDVNAGALGKNLGHAYTEIPDPFGCCDSYGEHFSTLIAESAELLDAPIDVVSTTELYESGRMDDVVEHVLANQDRAREVLSAYQDKVDEDYVPFNPFCSECGKVTETVTAVDVDAREVDYRCTDIEAGNRTIEGCGHEGTATFREGKLPWRFEWPAQWQVLGVDFEPFGKDHAEGSWPSGVDIAENVLDIEPPEPMVYEWFTLDGDPFSSSEGNIVLVHDVLETLEPEVLRYFFAKDPNKARDFSIERLDQLVDEFDRVERLYYDEESGTEREERRADRVYPFLSSLADVPPAALAASDAFDVSDESEAATLAADFDRNDPEDRRRRREFVDGEFANRVRLPYTFAAVLGMFDDEDARAATARKEGHVADDDPEWAVDDAFGRVALASEWADRTDNEYNYTVSRTELPEVSVDEATAAALDDLADFVAEGRDGEAIQGEIYETAKRHDVEIGDFFGVGYRLFFDEDEGPQLGYFLGDLDREFVVERLRRER; the protein is encoded by the coding sequence ATGAGCGAGACCGGCGACGACGCCGGCACCGACGGGCCGAGCGCCACCTCGACGGCCGACGAGACCGACGCGCCCGGCGCGACCGAGACCGCCGACGACACCCGCCCCGACGAGACCGAGGGCGAGGACCACTACGCCTTCTGGGCCGACGAGGTCGCCGACGCCGTCGAGGCCCGCGACCCAGAGGAGCCGATCGTGATCAAGGGCGGTATCTCCCCCTCGGGGGTCCCGCATCTCGGTAACGTCAACGAGATCATGCGCGGCTACTTCGTCGCGGAGGTGCTGCGCGAACGCGGGTGGGAGGTCCGGCAGGTGTTCACCACCGACGACCGCGACCCGCTGCGCAAACTCCCCCGCAAGCTCGCCGATCTGGACGGCAAGATCGTCGACCTGGGCGACGTGAACGCCGGCGCGCTCGGCAAGAACCTCGGGCACGCGTACACGGAGATACCGGACCCCTTCGGCTGCTGTGACTCCTACGGCGAGCACTTCTCGACGCTGATCGCCGAGTCGGCCGAACTGCTCGACGCCCCCATCGACGTAGTCTCGACGACCGAACTGTACGAGTCCGGCCGCATGGACGACGTGGTCGAGCACGTCCTCGCGAATCAGGACCGGGCGCGCGAGGTGCTCTCGGCGTACCAGGACAAGGTCGACGAGGACTACGTCCCGTTCAACCCCTTCTGTTCGGAGTGCGGGAAGGTGACCGAGACCGTCACTGCGGTCGACGTGGACGCCCGCGAGGTCGACTACCGCTGTACCGACATCGAGGCCGGCAACCGCACCATCGAGGGCTGCGGCCACGAGGGCACCGCTACCTTCCGCGAGGGCAAGCTCCCCTGGCGCTTCGAGTGGCCCGCCCAGTGGCAGGTCCTCGGAGTGGACTTCGAGCCGTTCGGCAAGGACCACGCCGAGGGGTCGTGGCCCTCCGGCGTCGACATCGCCGAGAACGTCCTCGACATCGAGCCGCCCGAACCGATGGTGTACGAGTGGTTCACCCTCGACGGCGACCCGTTCTCCTCTTCGGAAGGCAACATCGTCCTCGTCCACGACGTGCTGGAGACGCTCGAACCGGAGGTGTTGCGCTACTTCTTCGCAAAGGACCCGAACAAGGCCCGGGACTTCAGTATCGAGCGGCTCGACCAGCTCGTCGACGAGTTCGACCGCGTCGAGCGGCTCTACTACGACGAGGAGTCGGGCACCGAGCGGGAGGAACGGCGCGCCGACCGGGTCTATCCGTTCCTGAGTTCGCTGGCCGACGTGCCGCCCGCGGCGCTGGCCGCGAGCGACGCGTTCGACGTGAGCGACGAGAGCGAGGCGGCGACGCTGGCCGCCGACTTCGACCGCAACGACCCCGAGGACCGTCGGCGCCGCCGGGAGTTCGTCGACGGCGAGTTCGCGAATCGGGTGCGCCTCCCCTACACCTTCGCCGCGGTCCTGGGCATGTTCGACGACGAGGACGCCCGCGCGGCGACCGCCCGCAAGGAGGGCCACGTCGCCGACGACGACCCCGAGTGGGCGGTCGACGACGCCTTCGGTCGCGTCGCGCTCGCGAGCGAGTGGGCCGACCGCACCGACAACGAGTACAACTACACCGTCTCGCGGACGGAACTGCCCGAGGTGTCCGTCGACGAGGCGACCGCCGCTGCGCTGGACGACCTGGCCGACTTCGTCGCGGAAGGCCGCGACGGCGAGGCGATCCAGGGCGAGATCTACGAGACGGCAAAGCGCCACGACGTCGAGATCGGCGACTTCTTCGGCGTCGGCTACCGCCTCTTTTTCGACGAGGACGAGGGGCCGCAACTCGGGTACTTCCTCGGCGATCTCGACCGGGAGTTCGTCGTCGAGCGACTGCGACGGGAGCGGTAG
- a CDS encoding site-2 protease family protein: MVSPLYWVLAAIVVFTAGTMALQARGKLPDSVRVSGPILTLHTLRGRQFLTWLATPKRLWRAWGNFGVGMALVTMVGMFVAVFNAGWQAMQQPEAQPVQNPQNVLVIPGVNDFLPPAAAPEIVLGLLIGLVVHEGGHGLLCRVEDIDIDSMGLAFFSFIPVGAFVEPDEESRLRANRGGQTRMFAAGVTNNFLVAFVGFLLLFGPVSGAIATAAGVPVGNAAAGSAADEAGLEYGDLVTEVEDEAIANVSEFEARLAAIEGRSVDLTLKSGETTTLERKLALVRSVPSVTDGIEPNQDNATIVEAVNGTAVYTERGFAEAMAGRGTATLETSRGTTTFPVGAYGLAVENGPLANASVPADGTDVIVRSVAGERTPNASAYGDAVGGLEPGETVEVRASVGGESDTYDVTAGWDGPGDALGLRTQQGFSGIAVTDAGIDVYPAAQFLAYLGGFSGDWGGLFSGQFLQQMFVVLLLPFLSTLGLGFGYNFAGFVPDVANFYTVAGPLEPLGGGVFMIANILFWTAWVNLNLGVFNCVPTFPLDGGHILRASAESLVARLPVEDGRRATTAVTASISLLMIAGLFLMLFGPQLLN, translated from the coding sequence ATGGTAAGCCCGCTGTACTGGGTGCTCGCCGCGATCGTCGTCTTCACCGCGGGGACGATGGCGCTGCAGGCGAGGGGCAAGCTCCCCGATTCCGTCCGCGTCTCCGGCCCGATCCTGACGCTGCACACGCTCCGGGGCCGGCAGTTCCTCACGTGGCTCGCCACGCCCAAGCGGCTCTGGCGCGCCTGGGGGAACTTCGGCGTCGGGATGGCGCTGGTCACGATGGTCGGCATGTTCGTCGCCGTCTTCAACGCCGGCTGGCAGGCGATGCAACAGCCCGAGGCCCAGCCCGTCCAGAACCCACAGAACGTGCTGGTCATTCCAGGGGTCAACGACTTTCTCCCGCCCGCCGCCGCCCCCGAGATCGTCCTCGGCCTGCTCATCGGCCTCGTGGTCCACGAGGGGGGCCACGGCCTGCTCTGTCGCGTCGAGGACATCGACATCGACTCGATGGGGCTGGCCTTCTTCTCGTTTATCCCGGTCGGCGCGTTCGTCGAACCCGACGAGGAGAGTCGCCTGCGAGCGAACCGGGGCGGCCAGACCCGGATGTTCGCCGCCGGCGTGACCAACAACTTCCTCGTCGCGTTCGTCGGGTTCCTGCTCCTCTTTGGCCCGGTCTCGGGCGCCATCGCGACCGCGGCCGGCGTCCCGGTCGGCAACGCCGCCGCCGGGTCGGCCGCCGACGAAGCCGGTCTGGAGTACGGTGACCTCGTCACCGAAGTCGAGGACGAAGCGATCGCGAACGTCTCCGAGTTCGAGGCCCGGCTCGCCGCGATAGAGGGGCGGTCGGTCGACCTCACGCTGAAGAGCGGCGAGACGACCACGCTCGAACGGAAGCTCGCGCTCGTCCGGTCGGTCCCGTCGGTGACCGACGGCATCGAACCGAACCAGGACAACGCGACGATCGTCGAGGCGGTCAACGGCACGGCCGTCTACACCGAGCGCGGCTTCGCCGAGGCGATGGCCGGCCGCGGGACGGCCACCCTCGAGACCAGCCGCGGGACGACGACGTTCCCCGTCGGCGCCTACGGGCTGGCCGTCGAGAACGGCCCGCTCGCGAACGCCTCGGTCCCGGCCGACGGGACGGACGTGATCGTCCGCTCGGTCGCCGGCGAGCGCACGCCCAACGCCTCCGCGTACGGCGACGCGGTCGGCGGTCTCGAACCGGGAGAGACCGTTGAGGTGCGGGCGTCGGTCGGCGGCGAGTCCGACACCTACGACGTCACGGCGGGCTGGGACGGTCCCGGGGACGCGCTCGGGCTCCGCACCCAGCAGGGCTTCAGCGGCATCGCGGTGACCGACGCCGGCATCGACGTCTACCCCGCGGCGCAGTTCCTCGCCTACCTCGGCGGGTTCAGCGGCGACTGGGGCGGGCTGTTCTCCGGGCAGTTCCTCCAGCAGATGTTCGTCGTGCTCCTGTTGCCGTTCCTGAGCACTCTCGGACTCGGATTCGGCTACAACTTCGCCGGGTTCGTCCCCGACGTGGCGAACTTCTACACGGTGGCCGGCCCGCTCGAACCGCTCGGCGGCGGCGTGTTCATGATCGCGAACATCCTGTTCTGGACGGCCTGGGTGAACCTCAACCTCGGCGTGTTCAACTGCGTGCCTACCTTCCCGCTCGACGGCGGGCACATCCTCCGGGCGTCGGCCGAGTCGCTGGTCGCCCGCCTCCCCGTGGAAGACGGCCGTCGCGCGACCACCGCGGTCACCGCCTCGATCAGCCTGCTGATGATCGCCGGCCTCTTTCTCATGCTGTTCGGGCCGCAACTGCTCAACTGA
- a CDS encoding heme-binding protein, whose translation MVRREPPQTEEGWYAFHDLRTVDWEAWRDAPERVRERALDEAVDFLGSAEAVADAEEGDSALYAVVGHKADLMVVHLRPTLADTERLERRFERTEFAQFTEQSSSYVSVTEASGYSERAREYFDGEVDDDSGLAQYIQSRLHPEIPDSEHVSFYPMSKRRQPGQNWYDLPFEERAEHMESHGDIGRDYAGRVSQMITGSVGMDDWEWGVTLWADDMTDVKELLYEMRFDPSSSKFADFGPFYVGRKFPPADLDAYLAGESVPTADATDESTGERVAHASASGAGHDGNAGGGHGARGDGESVDPPAESHAGGASDGETESVSESSEGGAGGRPAAAQKDVDAAELDADEAAQTLANFGVYPEEYGAGDYALVCYADADAEDLVDEVDGLRGNFDHYDTHVLTSVRANQGQTAIVSVWANEGAADTAIGFLTDIDAVTHSARGPLGDAGEAGREGEAGASGAEGGDAESDTTAADIRAELADEGVYAGQPHGEDVYALVLYSEADPETLDAEVSDLREGFDRYDTHVKTAVYGDVAEDSDTIAVVSLWDTESAADTAADFLTDLPGIVGRSQDRAGFGTMGMFYTVKPDYREEFVDTFGTVGGLLAEMDGHRETALLANREDETDMFIASRWDAKEDAMAFFRSEDFRETVQWGREVLADRPRHVFLA comes from the coding sequence ATGGTCAGACGCGAGCCGCCGCAGACGGAGGAAGGCTGGTACGCCTTCCACGACCTCAGGACGGTCGACTGGGAGGCCTGGCGGGACGCCCCCGAGCGCGTCCGCGAACGGGCGCTGGACGAGGCCGTCGACTTTCTCGGGTCGGCCGAGGCCGTCGCCGACGCAGAGGAGGGCGACTCGGCACTGTACGCCGTCGTCGGGCACAAGGCCGATCTCATGGTCGTCCACCTCCGGCCGACGCTGGCGGACACCGAACGCCTCGAACGGCGCTTCGAGCGCACCGAGTTCGCGCAGTTCACCGAACAGTCCTCCTCGTACGTCTCCGTGACGGAGGCGTCGGGCTACAGCGAGCGCGCCCGCGAGTACTTCGACGGCGAGGTCGACGACGACTCGGGGCTCGCTCAGTACATTCAGTCACGGCTCCACCCCGAAATCCCCGACAGCGAGCACGTCTCCTTCTACCCGATGTCGAAACGCCGCCAACCGGGACAGAACTGGTACGACCTGCCCTTCGAGGAGCGCGCCGAGCACATGGAGAGCCACGGCGACATCGGCCGCGACTACGCGGGTCGGGTCTCCCAGATGATCACCGGGTCGGTCGGCATGGACGACTGGGAGTGGGGCGTCACCCTGTGGGCCGACGATATGACCGACGTGAAGGAGCTGCTCTACGAGATGCGCTTCGACCCCTCCTCCTCGAAGTTCGCCGACTTTGGCCCCTTCTACGTCGGCCGGAAGTTCCCGCCGGCGGATCTGGACGCCTACCTCGCCGGCGAGTCGGTGCCGACCGCCGACGCGACCGACGAGTCGACCGGCGAACGGGTCGCCCACGCGAGCGCCTCGGGCGCCGGCCACGACGGCAACGCCGGCGGCGGCCACGGCGCCCGGGGCGACGGCGAATCGGTCGACCCGCCGGCCGAGAGTCACGCAGGGGGCGCAAGCGACGGCGAGACGGAGTCGGTCAGCGAGTCGAGCGAGGGCGGAGCCGGGGGTCGGCCCGCGGCGGCCCAGAAGGACGTGGACGCCGCGGAACTCGACGCCGACGAGGCCGCACAGACGCTCGCGAACTTCGGCGTCTACCCCGAGGAGTACGGCGCGGGCGACTACGCGCTGGTCTGTTACGCCGACGCCGACGCCGAGGACCTCGTCGACGAGGTCGACGGTCTCCGGGGCAACTTCGACCACTACGACACCCACGTGCTGACGAGCGTCCGCGCCAACCAGGGACAGACGGCGATCGTCAGCGTCTGGGCCAACGAAGGCGCCGCCGACACCGCCATCGGCTTCCTGACCGACATCGACGCGGTCACGCACAGCGCCCGCGGCCCCCTCGGCGACGCCGGCGAGGCCGGCCGCGAGGGCGAGGCGGGAGCGAGCGGCGCCGAGGGCGGCGACGCCGAGAGCGACACCACCGCTGCGGACATCCGCGCGGAGCTCGCCGACGAGGGCGTCTACGCCGGCCAGCCCCACGGCGAGGACGTGTACGCGCTGGTGCTGTACTCCGAGGCCGACCCGGAGACGCTCGACGCGGAGGTGTCGGACCTGCGCGAGGGCTTCGACCGCTACGACACCCACGTCAAGACCGCCGTCTACGGCGACGTGGCCGAGGACTCGGACACGATCGCCGTCGTCAGCCTCTGGGACACCGAGAGCGCCGCCGACACCGCCGCCGACTTCCTCACCGATCTGCCGGGGATCGTCGGCCGCTCGCAGGACCGGGCGGGCTTCGGCACGATGGGGATGTTCTACACGGTCAAACCCGACTACCGCGAGGAGTTCGTCGACACGTTCGGGACCGTCGGCGGACTGCTCGCGGAGATGGACGGCCACCGCGAGACCGCGCTGCTGGCCAACCGCGAGGACGAGACGGACATGTTCATCGCCAGCCGCTGGGACGCGAAGGAGGACGCGATGGCCTTCTTCCGCTCCGAGGACTTCCGCGAGACCGTCCAGTGGGGTCGCGAGGTGCTGGCCGACCGGCCGCGCCACGTCTTCCTCGCCTGA
- a CDS encoding SDR family NAD(P)-dependent oxidoreductase → MTGPGATSGRVADGVAVVTGGARGIGEATARRLAEEGADVVVVDVLGERAETAAEAIAADTGRETLAVECDVGKEAAVEAMAERVADRFGGVDILVNNAGIRVDPNPVTEADEDSWDRILAVNQKGVAFCAKHLIPLMTGGGGDTEGAEGNGSVVNVASMGAEVGRPEWAQYDSTKGAVVAMTKDMACDHAPEGVRVNAVSPGYVVTEYHEPDDSEVAREYREEQTTPSADGPGILKRAADPREIADAVLFLASDEASFVTGTNLRVDGGVSAVGTGFDWDPAQDR, encoded by the coding sequence ATGACCGGACCAGGAGCCACGAGCGGACGAGTCGCGGACGGCGTGGCGGTCGTGACCGGCGGCGCGCGCGGTATCGGCGAGGCGACGGCTCGGCGACTGGCCGAGGAGGGCGCGGACGTGGTCGTCGTCGACGTGCTGGGCGAGCGCGCCGAGACCGCCGCCGAGGCGATCGCCGCGGATACCGGCCGGGAGACCCTCGCTGTCGAGTGTGACGTGGGCAAGGAAGCCGCCGTCGAGGCGATGGCCGAACGGGTCGCCGATCGCTTCGGTGGCGTCGATATCCTCGTCAACAACGCGGGGATCCGCGTCGACCCGAACCCGGTCACCGAGGCCGACGAGGACAGCTGGGACCGCATCCTCGCCGTGAATCAGAAGGGCGTCGCCTTCTGTGCGAAACACCTGATCCCGCTGATGACTGGAGGCGGGGGCGACACTGAAGGGGCCGAAGGCAACGGCTCGGTCGTCAACGTCGCGTCGATGGGCGCTGAGGTGGGCCGTCCGGAGTGGGCGCAGTACGACTCGACGAAGGGCGCCGTCGTCGCGATGACGAAGGACATGGCCTGCGACCACGCGCCGGAGGGAGTTCGGGTCAACGCCGTCTCGCCGGGCTACGTCGTCACCGAGTACCACGAGCCCGACGACTCCGAGGTGGCTCGCGAGTACCGCGAGGAACAGACGACGCCCAGCGCCGACGGCCCGGGCATCCTCAAGCGTGCGGCCGACCCGCGGGAGATCGCCGACGCCGTCCTCTTTCTGGCGTCCGACGAAGCGTCGTTCGTCACCGGGACGAACCTGCGGGTCGACGGCGGCGTCTCGGCCGTCGGGACCGGCTTCGATTGGGACCCCGCTCAGGACCGCTGA
- a CDS encoding MFS transporter, which yields MIPRRLARFDALVATALVWFLGKFLRYAFPPLFETIGGTYGVSRTVLGSAFTALMLVYALMQFPSGLLADRIGSVRVITAGGLVTAGGAFALAVDAPFAVLVGAMALIGAGTGTYKTVGVSLLARAYPRGTGRALGVFDTFGTFGGAAAPAAVVLASAAPGVLGAPWRTLFLAAGVVGVGLAAAFARVIPRRLGNDATGARASESTPNGEEGEGEASASLRVYLSLFGDPRFTLFVAVTVCFAFAYNGAVAFLPLYLTEETAVSSATANLLFSALFLVSLVQLVTGEASDRVGVEPVLALTLAVATAGMVAVLAFSGTGGPLVLGGAVVLLGLGAHGSRPLRGAYMMDIAPESVAGGSLGVVRTLLMVAGAVSPALVGFLSETAGFTVAFQLLAAALVAATALTLALWATGQRS from the coding sequence GTGATCCCGCGCCGACTCGCGCGCTTCGACGCGCTCGTCGCGACCGCGCTCGTGTGGTTCCTCGGGAAGTTCCTCCGGTACGCCTTCCCGCCGCTGTTCGAGACGATCGGGGGGACCTACGGCGTCTCGCGGACGGTCCTCGGCTCGGCGTTCACGGCGCTGATGCTCGTCTACGCGCTGATGCAGTTCCCCTCGGGGCTGCTCGCCGACCGTATCGGTTCCGTTCGGGTGATCACCGCGGGGGGACTCGTCACCGCCGGCGGTGCGTTCGCGCTCGCCGTCGACGCGCCGTTCGCCGTCCTCGTCGGCGCGATGGCCCTGATCGGCGCCGGCACCGGCACGTACAAGACCGTCGGCGTCAGCCTGCTCGCGCGAGCGTACCCCCGCGGGACCGGCCGCGCGCTGGGCGTGTTCGACACGTTCGGGACGTTCGGCGGCGCCGCGGCGCCGGCCGCGGTCGTCCTCGCGTCGGCGGCCCCCGGCGTCCTCGGCGCCCCCTGGCGGACGCTCTTCCTCGCGGCCGGCGTCGTCGGCGTCGGCCTCGCCGCCGCGTTCGCACGCGTGATCCCCAGACGGCTCGGTAACGACGCCACGGGCGCTCGTGCGTCCGAGTCCACCCCGAACGGCGAGGAAGGCGAGGGCGAGGCGTCGGCTTCGCTGCGCGTCTATCTCTCGCTGTTCGGGGACCCCCGATTCACCCTCTTCGTCGCCGTCACGGTCTGTTTCGCGTTCGCCTACAACGGCGCCGTGGCCTTCCTCCCGCTGTATCTCACCGAGGAGACCGCCGTGTCGTCGGCGACGGCGAACCTCCTGTTCAGCGCGCTCTTTCTGGTCAGCCTCGTCCAGCTGGTCACCGGCGAGGCCAGCGACCGCGTCGGCGTCGAGCCGGTCCTCGCGCTGACGCTCGCGGTCGCCACCGCCGGGATGGTCGCGGTGCTGGCGTTCTCGGGGACGGGCGGTCCCCTCGTCCTCGGCGGCGCCGTCGTCCTCCTCGGACTGGGCGCCCACGGCTCTCGACCCCTCCGCGGCGCCTACATGATGGACATCGCCCCCGAATCGGTCGCCGGCGGCAGCCTCGGCGTCGTCAGGACGCTGCTGATGGTCGCCGGCGCCGTCTCGCCCGCTCTCGTCGGCTTCCTCTCCGAGACCGCCGGCTTCACCGTCGCGTTCCAGCTGCTCGCGGCCGCGCTCGTCGCCGCGACGGCGCTGACGCTCGCCCTGTGGGCGACCGGTCAGCGGTCCTGA
- the sufU gene encoding Fe-S cluster assembly sulfur transfer protein SufU: protein MGIGGSDMYRQQILDHYKNPRNYGELEEATFTHVGENPMCGDTIEMDVVLDDDEEVINAVAFRGDGCAISQASASMLSEQLAGMPVEDLAEMDRDDVIDMLGVDISPMRVKCAVLAEKVAQDGAEIYFEELDVDKTTTEDDED, encoded by the coding sequence ATGGGTATCGGCGGCTCGGATATGTACCGACAGCAGATCCTCGACCACTACAAGAACCCGCGTAACTACGGGGAACTCGAGGAGGCCACGTTCACCCACGTCGGCGAGAACCCGATGTGCGGCGATACCATCGAGATGGACGTCGTCCTCGACGACGACGAGGAGGTCATCAACGCCGTCGCCTTCCGCGGCGACGGCTGCGCCATCTCCCAGGCCTCCGCCTCGATGCTCTCGGAGCAGCTCGCGGGCATGCCCGTCGAGGATCTGGCGGAGATGGACAGGGACGACGTGATCGACATGCTCGGCGTCGACATCTCGCCGATGCGCGTCAAGTGCGCCGTGCTCGCCGAGAAGGTCGCCCAGGACGGCGCGGAGATCTACTTCGAGGAGCTGGACGTCGACAAGACGACGACCGAAGACGACGAGGACTGA
- a CDS encoding SAM-dependent methyltransferase: MSHWADRLFRDQADLFAEHFEDMFAAADAEVADLLDLLAAEFDCEPDRSLDVACGVGRHALALADRGVEAEGLDFSEPFLDRARQRASDRGVADRTEFHHRDMRELDELSGSYDLVTVFWNSLGYYGRETDEAVLADARELLAEDGALVVEQSNRDAFVADLDGATVTEDDDRLTVYRQEFDVETSRFSTTLDVFDVVGDGYEHIDTMEWENRLYAPPVLRELCERGGFDDVALLGGFDGSDLTVESMRVVLVAR, from the coding sequence ATGAGCCACTGGGCCGACCGCCTGTTTCGCGACCAGGCGGACCTGTTCGCGGAGCACTTCGAGGACATGTTCGCGGCGGCCGACGCGGAGGTCGCCGACCTGCTCGACCTGCTGGCCGCCGAGTTCGACTGCGAGCCCGATCGGTCGCTCGACGTGGCCTGCGGCGTCGGCCGCCACGCCCTCGCGCTGGCCGACCGCGGGGTCGAGGCCGAGGGACTGGACTTCTCCGAGCCGTTCCTCGACCGGGCGCGCCAGCGGGCGAGCGACCGGGGCGTGGCCGACCGGACGGAGTTCCACCACCGCGACATGCGCGAACTGGACGAGCTGTCGGGGAGCTACGACCTGGTCACAGTGTTCTGGAACTCGCTGGGCTACTACGGCCGCGAGACCGACGAGGCGGTCCTGGCCGACGCCCGCGAGTTGCTGGCCGAGGACGGCGCCCTCGTGGTCGAGCAGTCCAACCGCGACGCCTTCGTCGCCGACCTCGACGGGGCCACGGTCACGGAGGACGACGACCGGTTGACCGTCTACCGCCAGGAGTTCGACGTGGAGACGAGCCGGTTCTCGACGACGCTGGACGTGTTCGATGTCGTCGGCGACGGCTACGAGCACATCGACACCATGGAGTGGGAGAACCGGCTGTACGCCCCGCCGGTGCTTCGGGAGCTGTGTGAACGCGGCGGCTTCGACGACGTGGCGCTGCTCGGCGGATTCGACGGGAGCGACCTCACGGTCGAGTCGATGCGGGTGGTCCTCGTGGCGCGGTGA
- the fer gene encoding ferredoxin Fer codes for MESPFDVLSVEPGADEAEIKEAYRERIKDAHPDHGGSAREFQLVKAAYEELKDGGSEAVGEDGDGGEDRSPAERAEAAASPAENGEQPRREQRCRVEYLNYEVLDDRGWDLDDPDLMETAADGGLDREDYGQFWVRPRESLLEAAERHGFAWPFACRGGACANCAIIVLEGDVRTRVDHVLPQEMLDQGFQLSCNGMPVTDELQVVYNVKSMPELEDLLLPPRPFEQAHDD; via the coding sequence GTGGAGTCGCCGTTCGACGTTCTCTCGGTCGAGCCGGGTGCCGACGAGGCGGAGATCAAGGAGGCCTACCGGGAGCGGATCAAGGACGCCCATCCCGACCACGGGGGGTCGGCCCGCGAGTTCCAGCTCGTCAAGGCCGCCTACGAGGAACTCAAAGACGGCGGTAGCGAAGCGGTCGGCGAGGACGGGGACGGGGGCGAAGACCGATCGCCGGCCGAGCGGGCCGAAGCCGCGGCGTCGCCCGCCGAGAACGGGGAGCAACCCCGCCGCGAGCAGCGCTGTCGGGTCGAGTACCTCAACTACGAGGTGCTCGACGACCGCGGGTGGGACCTCGACGACCCGGACCTCATGGAGACCGCCGCCGACGGCGGGCTCGACCGCGAGGACTACGGCCAGTTCTGGGTCCGGCCGCGCGAGTCGCTGCTGGAAGCCGCCGAGCGCCACGGGTTCGCGTGGCCCTTCGCCTGCCGCGGCGGCGCCTGCGCGAACTGCGCGATCATCGTGCTGGAGGGCGACGTGCGGACCCGCGTCGACCACGTCCTCCCCCAGGAGATGCTCGACCAGGGGTTCCAGCTCTCCTGCAACGGGATGCCCGTCACCGACGAACTGCAGGTCGTCTACAACGTCAAGTCGATGCCCGAACTGGAGGACCTGCTGTTGCCGCCGCGACCGTTCGAGCAGGCCCACGACGACTGA
- a CDS encoding aminotransferase class V-fold PLP-dependent enzyme, translating to MEVSEPESLDVERIRGDFPILEREFAGEQLVYLDNAATSQTPDRVVDAIADYYRTTNANVHRGLHQLSQEASIAYEDAHDRVADFVGADGREEVVFGKNTTEAMNTVAYAWGLAELGPGDEVVMTEMEHHAALVTWQQIAKKTGATVKYARVDDEGYLDMDHLRELVTDDTEMVSAVHVSNTLGTINPASEIADIAHDHDALCFIDGAQSVPHMPVDVKEMDADFFAFSGHKMCGPTGIGVLYGKEHLLEEMQPYLYGGMMIEKVTFEESTWHELPWKFEAGTPPISQGIALAEACDYLDEIGMENVQRHGEALAEYAYDRLSEFDDITILGPPGDDRAALVSFNLGNVHAHDASEILNDFAVAVRAGDHCTQPLHDKLGIPSSTRASFYIYNTEEEVDKLVEALDAARELFA from the coding sequence ATGGAAGTGTCAGAACCGGAGTCGCTCGACGTCGAGCGCATCCGCGGGGACTTTCCGATCCTCGAACGGGAGTTCGCGGGGGAGCAGCTGGTGTATCTCGATAACGCGGCGACCAGCCAGACGCCCGACCGGGTCGTCGACGCCATCGCCGACTACTACCGGACGACCAACGCCAACGTCCACCGCGGGCTCCACCAGCTGAGCCAGGAGGCCTCGATCGCCTACGAGGACGCCCACGACCGCGTCGCCGACTTCGTCGGCGCCGACGGCCGGGAAGAGGTCGTCTTCGGGAAGAACACGACCGAGGCGATGAACACCGTCGCCTACGCGTGGGGCCTCGCGGAGCTGGGACCGGGCGACGAGGTGGTCATGACCGAGATGGAACACCACGCCGCCCTCGTGACGTGGCAGCAGATCGCCAAGAAGACCGGCGCCACGGTCAAGTACGCCCGCGTCGACGACGAGGGCTACCTCGACATGGACCATCTGCGCGAGCTCGTCACCGACGACACGGAGATGGTCAGCGCCGTCCACGTCTCGAACACGCTGGGCACGATCAATCCCGCCTCGGAGATCGCCGATATCGCCCACGACCACGACGCGCTCTGCTTTATCGACGGCGCCCAGTCCGTCCCGCACATGCCCGTCGACGTGAAGGAGATGGACGCGGACTTCTTCGCCTTCTCGGGCCACAAGATGTGCGGGCCGACGGGTATCGGCGTCCTCTACGGGAAAGAGCACCTCCTGGAGGAGATGCAGCCGTACCTCTACGGCGGGATGATGATCGAGAAGGTCACCTTCGAGGAGTCGACGTGGCACGAACTCCCCTGGAAGTTCGAGGCGGGCACCCCGCCGATCTCCCAGGGTATCGCGCTGGCCGAAGCCTGCGACTACCTCGACGAGATCGGCATGGAGAACGTCCAGCGACACGGCGAGGCGCTCGCCGAATACGCCTACGACCGCCTCTCGGAGTTCGACGACATCACGATTCTGGGGCCGCCCGGCGACGACCGGGCGGCGCTGGTGTCGTTCAACCTCGGGAACGTCCACGCCCACGACGCTTCGGAGATCCTCAACGACTTCGCCGTCGCGGTGCGGGCCGGCGACCACTGCACCCAGCCGCTGCACGACAAGCTCGGCATCCCCTCCTCGACCCGGGCGAGTTTCTACATCTACAACACCGAGGAAGAAGTCGATAAACTGGTCGAGGCGCTGGACGCGGCGCGAGAGCTGTTCGCGTAG